The Arabidopsis thaliana chromosome 5, partial sequence genomic interval TGCCAACGCTTGTAGATCTTGCAGAGATCACAAACTTGGGTGATCACAAGAAACTTGGAGATTCCATTGTGAGTGTTCTTCAAGAATGCAGCTCAATGGGTAACCGTTCAAGGGAATTGATCGAAGAAACGGTAAATTCTCGACAGAGACTGAAATGGGAGAAGAGTATGCCTAAAGAGGACCTTCATATCAAACAAGCAGCAGCTTTAGTGGTCAAACTCGAAGgaaactctctcttttcatcAGGAGATATCGCGGGTGCAGCGGAAAAGTACTCGGAAGCTTTGTCTCTATGCCCAATGAGGTCGAAGAAGGAAAGAGTAGTGTTGTATAGCAATCGAGCTCAGTGTCATCTCTTGCTACAACAGCCTTTGGTTGCTATAAGTGACGCTACACGTGCGCTTTGCTTGCACAATCCTGTAAACCGGCATGCTAAGAGTCTTTGGAGAAGAGCTCAGGCTTATGATATGTTAGGTCTAGCTAAAGAGAGTTTGTTAGATGCGATTCTGTTCATCAACGAATGTTCTCAGTCGAATGATCCGGATCTCTCCATGAGACAGAACAAGGTTCCTGATTACGCAGAGAGGTTGGTGAAGAAACAGATGCGTGCAGCTTGGTTGTTTAAAGAAGCGGCATTGAAGCATGGAGGTGTGCATAGGAAAGGTGAAGAGAGGGAAGTGTATGGAAATGAAACAGATGATTCGGAATGGGAAACAGCGAGTGAGAGTGATATAGGAGATGATGGAAGGGATCATATGGGACTTgatgatgaggaggaggaggaggaagatgaaggTCACGGTGAGAAGTGGAAGAACCGGGATAAATCGAGtgagaaaaatgagaaaacttCTGCCAAAGGTGAGATTCTTGCATGATTATGATCAACACATTGTTGTCTTGATTTCAAATTAGTTAATGGTTTATTGGTGACACAATCTATGAATTTGTTCAGGTATGAGGCATGGATACAGCATAAAGCTTGCAGAAGATGAAATATGAAACCTTGAAACACAACAAGGTCGTTacaagaagttgaagaacagagaagacGTTGAATGGGTTTGAGTCTTTTTTACAAGCAAGAAACTTGCTTCATGGATATCgtaagttttcttttacttttttttttttttttcgtttctttatttagttttgtgtGATTGTAGGATTTGTGGTAAAATTTTATCCATTTTGAAGgagtaaagaagaaaggaacaattgttttgttttttcagtgattttatttatttttattttgtggtgTATTTATTCAGAGACAAAGAGGAGTTccaatttgtaaaaaaatattttttccttatatTAAGAAATGATTTGTGATTgagagagatatttttttttgggggtcaATGATTGGCCGAGATTGtagattaaaaaacattttaaatggATATTCGCACGTTAGCTAATAcagtaataaaaaatttgtacaaAGATAGAGAATTTTTGTGGGTCTTAGCTTATTGGATTGCGATATTGtaaagtaaaagttttgaaaaatgGAAGATCTGCATTTAGTCCACCGAGGATCATATGCATAGTCGATATTGACACAAGAGTGAAATTTGATTGGAGGAAAGAGGATATGTACCAAGCCActatttaccttttttttacGTCAGGCTCTTGAGATGATCTTCTTAGTTTTGATGTCTTTTTGCAAATTGCAGTGACGTTTTCTAAATTGGTACACTAAGTTTAAAAATGCTGTCCTTTGGATAACTCCAACGGATGATATGAACTAAAACAATGCTGTCCTTTCATATTATGTAAGAAAACACTCACTCGGTTAACTATGAGCAACCCACTACAAGTAAGTATtgtaaaaacgtttttttctttcaaattccaagtattttttaaattttgtaatagaaaataatgatttgggttttgtaagTTAGTattaggatttagatttttttaaatagtaacgaaagtgtttgataaaaaagtaaatagtAACGAAAGTAACCTAAATTGACATTTCCATTACCCTTGAGATGATCAAAATAAACACAATTTCTGCATGATTATGAGTTTATGACTATGCTTATTAGCAATGATTTGTTCTTTCTATAATTTAAAACCAGTTGAaactaaaattgtttttgtaaaatttaatagatGATATTATTAGTATACAAAACTTTTGTCAACAATGAATTGTGTGATAAGAgtttttttggagattttctTATGTAATAAAGTCTATCTTGTATGACTACAATTGATCATGGGATTCGTGgctaatattttttgtaattatatcTTTTGAGTCAAATTCCATACtcattttaatatatgcaATCGAATGTATCTACTAATAATTTgttcttatttaatttgattctGTTGACTCTGTTCCAAAACAACTTTCGGCTATTGGATGTGTCCACGCGAAATGTAATATAATAATGATCAAGTCTTCAAAATGGCACACCTTAATTTCtttttgcaaattataaaaattcttTATATGGTGATCCTACGTATCTATCTAATTATCTCCCAAAACTATGGGCAAGAGTCATTATTAAAATCGACCCTTGGTCTTTTGAGATGCTCAAgagttttaatttctaaaatattaagCCTTCACTAacatgattagaaaaaaataaaaagttaaaaacatgattagaaatttagaatattttaatAAGTACAATGTGGAAATCTAGTGTAAACTTTCCTCGAACATTCCCCATAGATTTATATAAATAGCTAGTGAGAATTTGTTCATGCACATATTCATCACAAAGGAACTCACTGCTCTTAAATTTGCTCTAATTGTTATTACCTTggtaaataatatattcttgGTTCGATTCGAAATTTTCAAGCAAATGGGTATCGTTGAAAACATTCGTTCCCTTAAATTTGAAGTGAAAATCGTGGAAGCTAGAAACGTAGAGCTCAAGTCATCGCCAACCACTCTCTTCGTTAGGTTCTATCTCCATGCAGGGAATAACAGTAAGATTGAACTAAACACTCCAGAGATCCGTTCGAGATCAGACTGTGAGGTCATTTCCTGGAACCAATCATTCGGTCTGGAGTGCCAAGGGAACGAAACCGCGGTCGAGGAATTGAAGCAACAAAGTGTTGTTTTCGAACTACGGAGAAGgaaaacgacgccgtttttgAAGAAGTGGTCGAAATCAGAGTTGGTGGGTAGAGGAAAGATTTTTTGGAAATCGGTTATAGAGACTGATGGGATGGAAATAGAGAGATTTGTAGTGATGGATGAGACAAAAGATCACGTTCTGGAAGATTGTGATAAGCATAAACCTCTTTTGTTGAAGATAGCTTTAAAAGTGCAAGCTTCAAAAATCGTGAACACTAAGAGAGTGGAAGATCTTTGTGAGTGTAAAGATTGTAGAACATGTAACTGCGTAGATTATGAAGCTTTTGTTGTAGCTTGTGCGTTAGCTGGGATTTAGTTTGtaagaataaaatttaaagaagagATGATTCAAAGAAACCAGAATAAGTTGTTGCagtaaaatgtaaaaactaaGGACCAAAgttcaaagaaaatgaaaaacaaataacaactGTCTTATAAAAGACTATGAAACGATGATGTTGTTTCAAGCATGGTCATGTCCAAGAAGGGCGAGAAGCATATCCTTGTAGTCACCAGAAGTGTCATTAGCAATGGCTCGATCAAGAGGAACACTGTTCCTGCGTAAGTATTCTTCTTTGATCCGCTCCAGGTCGACCTCTGCTCTTGTAGTGACCACTCTAGTAAGTGCCCACTCGTCTGTTCCCATCCTGTTGATGGCTCGACGTAGAACCTTCTCAAAGTACTTCTCTGGATATGTCAAGCATTTGATCGCGGTTTTGAGTAATTGAACATAATCATCGTTCGAATCTTCTTTGAGAAACTTGTTAATGGAACTTCCAAACTTGTCCTTGAAGTGATTGAGTGTTGCATTGATCTGTGCTTTGCTCCTTGTTGTCAAGATTCTGATGAGATCTTCATCAGTGTAAGCCTTCTCAGTGATCTTCTTGTGAAGTGTCTTAGCTTCGGATCTAGCCAGCTTCACGTTGACCTCATCAGCATTTCCATCGTACCTGAAGGTGCTCACAAGAGGAACCAATAGCTGCATTTTTACAAGtggtcaaaacaaaacaacatatCATCAGAAACTTACTAATTGGTTTAAAGAATGATATACATAAATCTTTCACTACCTTTCGGATATTTCCAGATGTATGGTATGCAACATCTTCCTCGAGAGAGGTCTTGTAGCGAACATGGTATGCTTGCTTGGTCTTGAAAAACTCAAGAGAAGGTCTAGTACAAGCGATTTCAACTAGGACCCAAATGTTTTTGGTGAACAATTTGGTAGATTCATTGGCCAAATACGCATCTCTCTCCGTTGGATCAAGAGTCCACAACATCACAACTCTCTGTTTTCAAGCAAAGTAAGATGTTCAAAATAAGATGAAGAAATATagattttgtatcttttagttttgacAAACCTCAAAGTCACCAGAAAGCTCTCCGTCTAATTCCTTGAGAAGATCCTTATTGTAGTTAGCAGCATAAACGGCACGAATGAAACTGCGTTGCGTTGCGTTTCTATGAGCCAAAATTGATATGATCATCCCTTCATTAGTTCCCCATCCTGCgccacacaaaaacaaatttcaaaccCAAGTTTAGTCAGATAGAGAGTATGTAACAAAACCtaactaaaccaaaccaaaattttacgACAGTTAGAAATTAACTGTAAATATACAAGAAAGCTGATGTTCGctagtagaaaaaaaaccaagcttgaaaaaatcttagaagattattagaattttttttttgggtttaaatctgaataaaaaaattgttacgAAAGCAACAAGTTAATCTGTTTAAAAGAGTTGTCTAATCGTCGATTACAAACCAAACGGTCAGGAAACGCTCCAACATAAAATCAATTGCATCCAAAATCAGCAAAAGAGTAAATAATATGTCACACAATTTTGCACCGTAACAAAAGAATCATGCAATGGAGTATAACCACAAAACTTCACGAAGTTAAGACTTCCTAAGAATCATttgaaaaacgaaataaaaaagagCTAACTTATCATCCACTTCTTAAAATTAAACCTATATACGTGTCATCAACCAAACCAGCAAGCTAGATCAGTAGATCAGACCTGTCATGATAATAGATTGAACTATTGATAATCAACCcaattaaataatatcaaaatgcAAATGATTCAATCAAAGCATGAATGTGAAGGCCTAGTATTTAACTTTTACTAAATCAATCTAACAATGAAGGGATGGATCATGAAAACCTTTGAATGCCTTGTGGAGCTGCTCGGAGTCTTCTTCGGGAAGAGGAATATTTGCTGGAATTTTGAGAGACGCCATTCTCCGACCACTGAATATTTCTCTAGCTCTCTAGATGAGACGAAGAAAATGTGGGACGAGGAACATGCACACTGTCTTAAATAATGAAATGATATcccaattttttatattttattaattatttttgttaaaaattagATTTAGCAATCTATGTAAATCAGTAAAAGaggaaaaaattattaatacaGGCTGTCTACAGTGGATAGAATTGATAAAACAAGTATaatgttttgcatttttttgtcataaagCTGAATATTAAATGGAAATTGcacattttcttaaataatgaactgaaatctcaaattttgttaattattaatcaattttgttttaaaatagaCTTAACAATTTAagtaaattagtaaaatgAGAGATTTTATTAATACAATTACAGGCTGTATACAGTgaacagaaatgaaaaaacaagaatcatgttttgggtttttgtcaTAAAGCTGGATTTTAAATGCACTTTAAACAGCTTAAATATGGGATTACATAGGTACCgaaatttaacttttaatttatttattttttctgttataTAATACACGCATATTCcttaattaatttcattattTGGATATTTCATTATTTGGACATGGATTATAACACATGGCGGACAAAACATTAGAACCAATATTGTTCATTTTAACAAGATGTATTAAGTATGGGTTTAGctttaattttaaaaccatataattAAGGGGAAAATTATAACTCATTAGTTTatactaaattaattataaatagatcaataataatttttgatatggttttataatttttagatttaaaaaaaaaaataactgaaaaCATCGACGACAAATGAAACTGAAGACACTAAATTCTTAACATGACCAAGTTGCAAGTCCAACCACAACTGTTTTATTAAACACAAAGCgataaaatttagttttttttcttaaacaaaactTGCAAATGTTATTTCAAGCATGGTCATGTCCGAGAAGAGCGAGAAGTATATCCTCATAGTCACCATGAGTGTCTTTAGCAATGGCTCGATCAAGAGGAACACTGTTTCTACGTATATATTCCTCTTTGATCCGTTCCATGTCAAACTCTGCTCGTGTAGTGACCACTCTCGTTAGTCCCCACTCATCTGTTCCCAATTTGTTGATGGCTTGACGTAGAACTTTCTCAAAATACTTCTCTGGATATGTCAAGCATTTGATCACGGCTTTGAGCAATTGAATGTATTCGTTTTCCGAATCCTCCTTTAGGTATTTGCTCATGGAAGTTCcgaaattgtttttgtagtGATTGAGAGTTGCGCTGATTTGTGCTTTGCTCCTGGTTGTCAAGATTCTTATGAGATCATCATCAGCATAAGCCTTTTCCTTGATCTTCTCGTGAAGTATCTTAGCCTCGGACCTAGCTAACGTCATGTTCACTTCATCTCCATCGTACCTAAAAGTGCTCACAAGAGGTACCAAGAGCtgcataaacaaaaacatatgtcACAAATTTATATGCATTCTTGACATAGTTATACGAACTGAGTTTGTTAGCTAGGAATCTTAATTACATCAATAAACATATGAGATTTCATCTAGTATACAAAATAGATGAACTAGatacatttgattttattgGATATCTCAGATGGAATTAAGCTCATGAAACtttcacataattaattatataataccTTTCGAATGTCTCCAGATGTGTGGTATGCGACGTCTTCCTCGAGGGAGGTCTTGTAGCGGGCTTGGTATGCTTGCTTGGCATTAAAGAGTTCAAGAGCAGATCTAGTACAAGCGATTTCGACAAGAACCCAATTGTTTTTGGTGAACATTTTGGTAGATTCTTTTGCCAAATAAGCATCTCTCTCCGCTGGTTCAAAAGTCCACAACATCACAGCTCGCtgttttgtttacaaaaaaagaaaacatagttAAACAGATCAGTagactaaaaccaaaagaagacgAATATATAAAGATGTTGTCTCAAATTAAAACCTCAAAGTCACCGGAAAGCTCTCTGTCTAATTCCTTGAGAAGATCCTTATTGTAGTTAGCAGCATAAACGGCACGAATGAAACTACGTTGCGTTGCATTTCTGTGAGCCAAGATTGATATGATCATCCTCTCATTGGTTCCCCATCCTGCATTAGACAAATTCACAATtacattaaagaaaaatagagtCAGAATCATGTTTGAAATCATTCATCAGTATTAGAttgaaaaagatatataattctaGTAAAATTTATCTCGTTTCATCAATTTTTGAAAGGTCTATTAAATACTAATAGATTATTTTTGATGATAGGAGtaattttaaccaaattaaataaatccaTACCATAAACCAAACTAGATCTATATACTATATAGATCAACGAATATATACAGACACATGATCGATCAGATAAGAGGGTATAGTTGAAATAGATTACGCTATGACCAACCAAACTGATAGAGGATTCAATCGAAGAAGGCGAATGCTAGACTAGTTATAACCAAAAGATTAATGAAGGGGTATAGAGAAGGACATAAACCTTTAAAGGCTTTGTAGAGTTGCTCAGCGTCTTCTTCGGGAAGAGGAACAGTGGCGGGAACTTTGAGAGAAGCCATTTTTCGAACAAGTGAAATTTCTgtatgttcttgttttttgttgtctagATGATGAGGTAGATAGAGCTCGTGTTGTCTTACTTAAATAATGAGATGGCAATTAAAGTTtcaataaaaaagtttttgtataAAGATGTATTTTGATAAAGAGACttagtaatttttaatgaattaaatgAATGGAAAAGGTAGTAAATCAActgaaaatattattgaatAGTAAATTTGTTGACTATATAAGTGAAGTATTAAAAGCCTATCTATTTTAGttaaaaggaaagaaatcaaGATAGCTGGCagaaaatgaatttaattaaGTTGAATAAATTTCAAGGgaagtatttatatatatagagtggGACAGAAActtatgattttgattgtgaATGACACGTTTGAGTTTGGCCTTGACATATGAAGAGTAtacacaactttttttttttttacttttataattatgtttagTGGATATCtatgatttatatttattaacataatattgttgttttaattttttttttggaaaaaaactttgattagatttttttaaaaatttgattactcaataattaattattttaagcTATATATTAAATAGACCTTTAAAGGTCCATGTGACAAGTTTATAATTATAGGAATTTTCCGGagacaaaacaagattttcaTTGCTTATGTCATTTGTTCTTGTTTAACTCCAAGAATCACGTGGTTAGTGCTAAGCTTAACGTTTAAGGAGCAGTTATTTTATTGGCAACCAAATACTGATTATCGACTAATTAAAAGAATCGTAACGTCAAATATCTAATTGGTGTagtttatatgttataaaatatgttatgGATAAACAACCCACAAGAAAGTTATAAGAATTGTAatgaatttcaaattttcattagaCCGTAAAAACAGATCTGGCgcgaaaaaaattaaaaggaagattaaataaaagaacaacGACTCTGCTGGGGATCGAACCCAGAATCTCTGGTTTCGTAGACCAGCGCCTTATCCATTGGGCCACAGAGTCCT includes:
- a CDS encoding nitric oxide synthase-interacting protein (CONTAINS InterPro DOMAIN/s: C2 calcium-dependent membrane targeting (InterPro:IPR000008); BEST Arabidopsis thaliana protein match is: unknown protein (TAIR:AT5G65030.1); Has 1807 Blast hits to 1807 proteins in 277 species: Archae - 0; Bacteria - 0; Metazoa - 736; Fungi - 347; Plants - 385; Viruses - 0; Other Eukaryotes - 339 (source: NCBI BLink).) yields the protein MGIVENIRSLKFEVKIVEARNVELKSSPTTLFVRFYLHAGNNSKIELNTPEIRSRSDCEVISWNQSFGLECQGNETAVEELKQQSVVFELRRRKTTPFLKKWSKSELVGRGKIFWKSVIETDGMEIERFVVMDETKDHVLEDCDKHKPLLLKIALKVQASKIVNTKRVEDLCECKDCRTCNCVDYEAFVVACALAGI
- the ANN6 gene encoding annexin 6 (annexin 6 (ANN6); FUNCTIONS IN: calcium-dependent phospholipid binding, calcium ion binding; INVOLVED IN: response to red or far red light, response to water deprivation, response to salt stress, response to cold, response to heat; LOCATED IN: cellular_component unknown; EXPRESSED IN: flower; CONTAINS InterPro DOMAIN/s: Annexin like protein (InterPro:IPR015472), Annexin repeat (InterPro:IPR018502), Annexin repeat, conserved site (InterPro:IPR018252), Annexin (InterPro:IPR001464), Annexin, type plant (InterPro:IPR009118); BEST Arabidopsis thaliana protein match is: annexin 7 (TAIR:AT5G10230.1); Has 1807 Blast hits to 1807 proteins in 277 species: Archae - 0; Bacteria - 0; Metazoa - 736; Fungi - 347; Plants - 385; Viruses - 0; Other Eukaryotes - 339 (source: NCBI BLink).) codes for the protein MASLKIPANIPLPEEDSEQLHKAFKGWGTNEGMIISILAHRNATQRSFIRAVYAANYNKDLLKELDGELSGDFERVVMLWTLDPTERDAYLANESTKLFTKNIWVLVEIACTRPSLEFFKTKQAYHVRYKTSLEEDVAYHTSGNIRKLLVPLVSTFRYDGNADEVNVKLARSEAKTLHKKITEKAYTDEDLIRILTTRSKAQINATLNHFKDKFGSSINKFLKEDSNDDYVQLLKTAIKCLTYPEKYFEKVLRRAINRMGTDEWALTRVVTTRAEVDLERIKEEYLRRNSVPLDRAIANDTSGDYKDMLLALLGHDHA
- the ANNAT7 gene encoding annexin 7 (annexin 7 (ANNAT7); FUNCTIONS IN: calcium-dependent phospholipid binding, calcium ion binding; INVOLVED IN: response to water deprivation, response to salt stress, response to cold, response to heat; EXPRESSED IN: root, flower, leaf; CONTAINS InterPro DOMAIN/s: Annexin like protein (InterPro:IPR015472), Annexin repeat (InterPro:IPR018502), Annexin repeat, conserved site (InterPro:IPR018252), Annexin (InterPro:IPR001464), Annexin, type plant (InterPro:IPR009118); BEST Arabidopsis thaliana protein match is: annexin 6 (TAIR:AT5G10220.1); Has 1807 Blast hits to 1807 proteins in 277 species: Archae - 0; Bacteria - 0; Metazoa - 736; Fungi - 347; Plants - 385; Viruses - 0; Other Eukaryotes - 339 (source: NCBI BLink).), with amino-acid sequence MASLKVPATVPLPEEDAEQLYKAFKGWGTNERMIISILAHRNATQRSFIRAVYAANYNKDLLKELDRELSGDFERAVMLWTFEPAERDAYLAKESTKMFTKNNWVLVEIACTRSALELFNAKQAYQARYKTSLEEDVAYHTSGDIRKLLVPLVSTFRYDGDEVNMTLARSEAKILHEKIKEKAYADDDLIRILTTRSKAQISATLNHYKNNFGTSMSKYLKEDSENEYIQLLKAVIKCLTYPEKYFEKVLRQAINKLGTDEWGLTRVVTTRAEFDMERIKEEYIRRNSVPLDRAIAKDTHGDYEDILLALLGHDHA